TCCACTTCTATGTTGATTTTTGACTTACTGTCCAGATGTTTCAAAATCAGCATGTGTAGATTTCTGTGTGTCACTTAAAGTTATTTTCTTAAATAGAGGATAAGTATTTAATGAATATGTAATGTGTTCTATGTTCATGTGATTGCAAAGCAAAGatttaaacacatttatatttataaacaTAATATTTCATAATCAGGCAACCCTGTTGAGCTACagatccatccattctcttccatttGTCCTTTTCAGTGTCGTGGGGAGCTtgagcctattccagctgtcTAAGGGCAAGAGTCAGGGTACATCCTGGataggtcaccagtctgtcacagggcaaaCACCATTTGCATTCAGACCTATAGGCAAGTTACCAATTAACTTAAACCCTATAACTGCATGCCTtttgactgtgggaggaagccacagtccccagagagaacccatgcaaacacagggagaacatgcaaactccacacagaaataaCCTGGCCTGATGATGGAATTGAACTTgcaaccttcttgctgtgagactGAATTGGAATAAAACAGCTCTCTGTTTTATTCCAATTCAATCATTGCTCTAATCATAGAATTGCAAGGTgcctggatggatggatggatggatggatggatggatggatggatggatggaagtggGTGCTCTCCTTACATTTAATGACAGAAGCCATTAACATGAGCAGCTGCAGACAAAACAGCAGTGAATGATGTAAAAGCATTACATAACACTAACAGCACTAAACAGTCATATTATGCATTTAAGgttcactgcaaaaaaaaagcttaactTTCAGCAGAATTTATTACCAAGCAGTCCATGTAATGTTCTTAGATCCACTCCACAGAATCTGTGGTTCAGCCAAAAGCAATCATTCAACAACAGAACACATGTAGGCatcaattattatttttgtaagtTTAACTGCATTGATTCCGTGCTATTAGACAACATTTTTACTTAATTACACAAACATACAGTTTATACAACAGCAAGTCTTTGACTATTTGAAAATCAAATGCTAAGATGTATTCTGTACTACCCATTATCTCTGTGTTATGAGACATAAACGTGTCTAGCGAAAgtttaattaacatttttactattgtcataaaaataaatggaataaaCACAAAACTACACATGCAGaaggacagaaacacacacatacagtttcGGGATGTTCCTggcgtgtgattaggtagaggatcaatagggagTCTATGTGTCGTGATcttgggccatgttggcccagcattcttagttttcatgtgttttgtattttgttctttatttatgcctTGGTTCCTAGGtggttctgttaagatgttccCTATTTGATTTCCCCATGTGActttaccccctgtgtgcccatCTGTGTATTGGTGAGTCCTCGtctcccctccttgtgttttattccatgtttccccagcccattatgtctgtgctctccccgtgctctctctctctcctcctgtctgcacctttgtgtacttcctgttttactttgacagtctcccgtcagtgttgtgtttactCCTGCCGTGTCTCGtaatgattatcagtgtcacctgtgttccctcTGTACTCCTACTGTATTTATGTCCACATCTCCCTCAGTTCAGTGTTgcgttctccctcattcatggccgtgtgtttctcCGTGTAATATGTTATAGTTTCCAATTTAGTTAGTATGGTTTTTctttccagcaataaagctgtgttttgagttcatTCCTGCCTCCGTGAGCTTGTGTTTGGGTCcaattcctgcctgccacacagccgaaTCATGACACTATGACTCTCTttgggacactcccatagggcttaaaatctgggactctccaccagttgctcttagaactgaagaagcttctcggataaAACGTccagtccagacgcttttctttccaagctctttagatTATTCACGACCTTatatgtgaggagcagaattTGAAATTTAAGTCTGGATGTAACATGgagccaatataggagaaatatgctctctctttctagtccctgtcaggactcatgctgcagcattttggatcaactgaaggcttttcagggcaTTCTTAGGATATCCTGATATCCCACCACTTCAGccccacaaaaaaacaacactgtccCAATTTTTAACCCCTGACTTTGGCACAGTCTAGAcatattgcagcataactaaggaaggaataagggtcacctgatccagccctaagtatatgctttatcaaaaagggaAGTTTTAAACATAGTCTTAAAAGTACAGAGGGTGTCTGTcacccaaatccaaactgggagctggttccacaggagtTAAACACAAGTACAGCTCAGTCAGAGAGGGGCTGACACGATGCTATAAAGTCTTTAAGATAAGGTGGAGCTCGATTATTCAacaccttgtatgtgaggagcaggattttaaattagatTCTGGATGAATCTTCTAGGAATGCAATCTAAATAATTCAGTAGTACAGTGTCAACTTACAGTAATAACATTTGGCATCACATGGCAGCTTCGAGTAAAGAAATCATCATCAAATATCCATAAAATTATGAAATATATCTGGTTGTAAAAGCTGCTCTTTTGTTAACTGTTACTCTTTTAATTGCAACACATGGATACTAACCAAGTCATTAGAACTATTTTCTTAATAACTCATTAATAGCttaatattttgttcatttaagacgattttattaaataaattaaactcaTAGCAGGAGAGTTGTCAGCATAAAAAATGTTATGATTGTACTTTGATTTTCAAATTTCCTCTTCACAACTGCTGAATGAAGAATTTCCACATGCTAAGAAGCCACCCAGAGACCCTTTGCTGCAGTTAGTCTCCCTCCAGAAGGCGTCTGGCTGCTGGCTGCTTGATGCAGCTCTGGCTGCTGCACTGGGAAAGACCAACGAGGAGGTGGAAAAGTCAAATTTCCCATCTCTGCTGATATCAGATATCTGATGTccacaaaataataatataaaaaaacatcTGACATTAAGTCAGTATCTGATTGGTGCTCTTATAAAAACCTTTCACTAAATATTAAAAAGCCAAAAGAAGTCATTGATTTCAGGCGACAGAGAGGGGCGCTCAGGCCACTGGAATCTGGAGGTGAGGAGGATGAGGGGGTGCTAGCTTTATATTTCTGGGAGTCGCCATCAATAAGGTCGTTAAACAGAATGCCTTTTTGTCAATGCTGGTACAAACCCTGTTTGTGCTTTATTGATCCAGTTGCAGAGGTTTGAAATTTCTTTCAATAAATCTCAGAAAATCAGCTTGGTTTCGATGTTTACATTATTTTTCCACAACAACAATACAAAGATATTATTCGTAGCTGACATATTGCACTTTAGGCTACTGACTATATTACGTGAGGAAATACAAGAATAACTCTGAATGCAATTTGATTCATTGAATTTGTTAATTGAAAATAACTTGAAGACAGACAAgaacatttgttgttttttaaagtttctttaTTTTGTGCCAAATCAATAAATGAGCGGTAGAAGCTACCGTTCACAGATGGAAAATGTAAAACACTCACTTGCCACTCTATTAAGAACATGTTGCTTTTTGATCAATGTGACGGACCAAAAAGCAACAAAGTTATTGTACCCAATTGATCCCTATGAGCGACCgtggagaggaaaaactcccttttaacaggaagaaacctctggcagaaccaggctcagggagggcggccatctgcctcgACCGGTTGGTGTATAAGTGAGTGTTTTTTATGCATATTAAATATGTAATTACTGTAAatgttatattaaatatttaaatgaaatatataCTTACCTGAAGCAGACGTGATGTGGGAAATTTCTGAAAATGCCACACAGAAATGAGCAGCCTTCAAAGTGGTTACTTAATTTGAAGGCTGCTCGTGTATGCTGTGTGGCTTACCTGTGTCTATTTCTGAAATACGTCTCTGAGTCTTTTTTGCAACTCACGGCGGGATTTATCCGAGACGCTTTCTACCCACATCTTTTTGAAGTTCCTCTGTTTGACCAGGTCTTTTAAGATGGCCTTTCCATGAGCTCTGCAGAGAGAAGCATTGTTAATCAGCACTTTAGTTTCTAAGTAAATGCAGAGAATTTATCAAAAGAAAGTCAAAATAGAAATATCAGCCTATAATTGTTAAAAGTTCACACTGACCTGACTTCAGAGGAAGCATCCAGACACACTGCACTGACAGCCAACAGGAAGTATTTGGTGAAATTCTGTCTTGCAGACAGAACTTTCTCCGCTCCCATGACTTCATTGATCATAAGAAGCCCCAGTGCGGCACCAGCTCTCACGAGAACGCTCTTAtgtctgaggaaaaaaaacacagacaaatccATTCAGCGTGTTTGTTTTTCACCTGATCTGATTGTGATGCTGGGGTCACAGATACTCTTCACAGGTGTGAACTTACTTCAAACCATGGATCTCCAGGCTAGTTATAAAGCGACTCGGGCTACAATGATGAACCAGAGCTGTCAGAGCTTCCTTGGCATGTTTCTGAATGAACGGATTGGCATTTGCCCTTGCAAACACCTGGAGTAGACTCTCACAGGTCAAATCAGCTTCTCTGTCCATCCTTTCTTTGAGGTGAACACACAAATATCCCACGGTGTCCAGTGCCGCACAGGACACACAAGAGCGATTGTTTTTAATCTAAAGAATCAGAGGAAATTTAAGCAGTTAGAAATCAAACCTGTTACAAAACTGCATGAGACAGGGCAAACATGGACAGAAGAGAGTGGCAAAAACACAGATGTAGAGAAAAACAGCTGGTATACCTCTTGTGTCACCCCCAAACAAACTTTACGGAGGTTTAATGACGTCAACTCATTTTGGTGATGCCGCGCCAGGGTGCGGATGTATCGTAGCCCCTGTATCTTTTTCTGCCTGTAGGAAGATCAAATAGTTTTAAAACTCATATCCTCACATTAAATTGAAAATAATTAATGCTAACAGTAGAAAATCATTTTACCAGTCGTCCTGACTCAGCAGGCTGAGGCTCAGCTGGAGAGTCTCTGAAGGATTCCAGACTGGCTGAAGCTCCTCCCCTAACTTTTCATCAATTGAGACGAGGTACCCTGCAATAAGCTCTTTAAAGTCAACCTCTGGAGGGTGTTTAACAACCCTTCGAGGTTTTCTGCTTcctggagctggagctggagaAGGTGgagctgctggagcaggggTCAGAGCTACAACCCTTGCTGGAGCCCCAGCTCGGGGAGCTGGAAGAGGAGGACTGGTTTGGGGCAGGTAGGCATCAacaatttttttaattgcttgATCCAATGTCCGAACCATATGTTGGGCTGTCACCAGCCTGACACCACCGGCGACTTCTTTGTCTGCACAGATTAGATCATGAAATATTCAATActcacatttctgtttgtttgcagcTGAGAATGAACAAGACAAAAGTCCACTTTAAAGGGGAGAGCAAACCATGGATGTGTTTATTAAAGTACAAGTTTTCAGTTCATCACAAAATTTGTattcaaataaaaccaaatcaCAGGCTGGATAAAAATGAAGCTGAAATGTCAAACTTTTGACCTCTATAGATATTTTACCATGGCAACACCTGaacattaaatgtgttttagcaatGTGTAAACTCTGGTTGGAGGGTTTATCTCTCACACAACAGCTGCTTAAAAGTCTGAAGGGTTTAAATGTCTGACATTCTGACTCTTTAGTGCGTCGATATAAGAACTGACCTGTTTCTCTGTAGTTTTTTGGCCTCACTGAAATCTGTCTTCTGTGAGGTCGAGAGGATGATGGAGGacacggtggtggaggaggagggggggtctTCACAAATGGGATCGCCCTGAGCTCCTCAGGAGTGTAACTGTCTCGCGGTGTTACTGAACTTCCATCAGAGCTCGATGAAGATGCCGAGCTCAATTCCCGCTGTGGCTGCACCTCCCCAAAAAATTCACCAAGTGGATGCAAGCTGTCCCTGGGTGTTTCTCTAAAGGGTGTCACCAGCCTGACACCACCGGCGACTTCTTTGTCTGCACAGATTAGATCATGAAATATTTATTActcacatttctgtttgtttgcagcTGAGGATGAACAAGACAAAAGTCCACTTTAAAGGGAAAGCAAACCATGTATGTGTTTATTAAATTAAAGTACAAGTTTTCAGTTCATCACAAAATTTGTattcaaataaaaccaaatcaCAGGCTGGATAAAAATGAAGCTGAAATGTCAAACTTTTGACCTCTATAGCTATTTACCATGGCAACACCTTaacattaaatgtgttttagcaatGTGTAAACTCTGGTTGGAGGGTTTATCTCTCACACAACAGCTGCTTAAAAGCCTGAAGAGTTTAAATGTCTGACTCATCATTACATCGATTTAAGCACTGACCTGTTTCTCTGTAGTTTTTTAACCTCGCTGCAATCGGACTAATCCTGTGAGGACGAGAAGATGATGGAGGACACGGAGCAAAGGGGATAGGCCTGTGTTCCTCGGGAGTTTCAGAGTGACCATTGAAAATCCGGTCACGGATCCGTTTTTCTAGGTCTTCCACAGGCCTAAGAATCTCATCAATTCGAGAAAGAGTGTCCGTCTTTCTCTCCCTCGTTTCTTTGCCGTTTGTACGTCTCTAAAAATTGGAGACAATTatattaaagggaaaaaagctgAGTTGACTTGAAATGTctaaaaacaattttacaaaAATAGATTTACAATTTTATTGTGGTAAACTAAACCACATTACACCACCACACATCTAATCCTacaatgtttgtttaaaaccaAAGTATTTTAACTTTATGCCATAACAACAACAGAAAGCATGAAAACATCAAAAGTGATGAGCTGTCTTCATATGTcagttatttttacattaaaacaccctttgtctgtttttacttttaacatctactttttctctttatgaATTTGAGATGTGAAAAGTATGTTTAGAGAAGTAAAAAGAAGCTTGTACTTACATTCATTTCTATAAAGCGATGATTTCCGTTGAGCTATCCTGTAAAGTTATAATTTTTGCCTATTTAAGCAGACAAAAATGCAGTTGATGCACCGAAAGCTGTAATCCTTCAAAGTGACGTCTCAAAAACGAACGAGTCTAACAGTGGTAGGGTGTTTGTGACGTAACACGGAATGTCACGTGCAATGTCCTGCCGTTGTAAAGCTGCATCCATGGTAACAAAACAGTCAGGCCTGTGTGATCTGAGTCTGTGTGCGTTCGTGTGTGTGCGCTGGTGACATAGGCGCGTGCATGTGTGCCCCGGTCACAGCTCCTTTCAGCATGGCCGGAGGTAAGACACTGCCACGTTGCTCTCTGCTAATTAAAAGTTTGTTCAGACCCCAAGCTGCAATGTGAATACAGCCAACCGCGCGTTTTTGTTTGTCAATAAGAGATTCGTTCGGGATAAGTTTTGTGGAGGGCGGAGTTTGCtaatatatgtttttaatgaGTTTTAGCCAAGAACGCAGCTgtaatgttagcatgctaagtTAGCCTGATCGCTAGCAGCTTGTGAGCATACTCGcggcagttttttttaacagcgtgCACTCTTTTTTCCTTCGTCAGGAGAGGTGTACTGGCAGATGCgtgacacacacagatcagACACTTATTTCTGTGTTGCAGGTATGGAGATGTTCTTATGTTTTGGAGATGCAGTCTttcattcattgtttttatAAGTACAGTGTTGTATTGCCTGTTGGATGGCGGTTATTAATATGATTGTACTGAAGTATAATGtttgaattattttgtttattgttctTATAAGttgtttttgatgatttttcagtgacatattatttattttgtgctttttgtttttgagagcttaagttaatgttttaaaacaatttgttgtatttgatttattatattattgtagtgTTAATGAAGCTGCAGGCACAGCTCCTTTCAGCATGGCCAAACAGACACGtatttctgtgttgcagatgCACAGTAAAGAGCCAAAGACCCAGTACTGGGTCTTTGTTTAAATCTCAAAGTGTTATGATAGTCCGTGCACGCTAATTGTTGAGAGTCTGGTGGCAAATATTTCTCTGCTAATCGCTGCAAAGGCTCCAAAGGTGGCAAATCTAAAGTCCAGTAATAATGAGGCGCACCTTCGCCTTTACAGTAGAAAAGAGATTGGCTCGTTGATTCCTCCTCACACAGCATTAACTCTGCGTGCATGCCATTCTCACCAGGTACTACTcctatttttagtttttctaaaCTATCTCTGCCTAACAGATTCACTGGGCAGGATGGATCATAAATGCACtgatttttgcattttctaCCACTTTTCCTTTCCTCCAGTATCAGCGGTTCGGTAAGCGGCTGTACATTTGTATGTCCTGAGGCTGATTTCACAATTACAGTGTCTACTGAAAATTTTAATCCTTTAGGTTTTTCATGTAGAACTGTTCTACATGCTCCAGTGTCACATAGCATGGTCATAGGCTGACC
The window above is part of the Pelmatolapia mariae isolate MD_Pm_ZW linkage group LG14, Pm_UMD_F_2, whole genome shotgun sequence genome. Proteins encoded here:
- the LOC134641752 gene encoding uncharacterized protein LOC134641752, encoding MNRRTNGKETRERKTDTLSRIDEILRPVEDLEKRIRDRIFNGHSETPEEHRPIPFAPCPPSSSRPHRISPIAARLKNYRETDKEVAGGVRLVTPFRETPRDSLHPLGEFFGEVQPQRELSSASSSSSDGSSVTPRDSYTPEELRAIPFVKTPPPPPPPCPPSSSRPHRRQISVRPKNYRETDKEVAGGVRLVTAQHMVRTLDQAIKKIVDAYLPQTSPPLPAPRAGAPARVVALTPAPAAPPSPAPAPGSRKPRRVVKHPPEVDFKELIAGYLVSIDEKLGEELQPVWNPSETLQLSLSLLSQDDWQKKIQGLRYIRTLARHHQNELTSLNLRKVCLGVTQEIKNNRSCVSCAALDTVGYLCVHLKERMDREADLTCESLLQVFARANANPFIQKHAKEALTALVHHCSPSRFITSLEIHGLKHKSVLVRAGAALGLLMINEVMGAEKVLSARQNFTKYFLLAVSAVCLDASSEVRAHGKAILKDLVKQRNFKKMWVESVSDKSRRELQKRLRDVFQK